One region of Roseicitreum antarcticum genomic DNA includes:
- a CDS encoding PRC-barrel domain-containing protein gives MTDNTHNEARIVTENPGALNESGRLIASDRVEGTKVYNPEGEHVGSIQNFMVDKLNGKVSYAVMSFGGFLGIGERYHPLPWDALTFDPELGGYRVSVTRAQLEDAPSFAQDEDPWVDPEYGRNVYAFYGMPFYS, from the coding sequence ATGACGGACAATACCCATAACGAAGCCCGCATCGTAACCGAAAACCCCGGCGCGCTGAACGAATCCGGGCGGTTGATCGCCTCTGACCGGGTAGAGGGCACCAAGGTCTACAATCCTGAGGGCGAACATGTTGGGAGCATTCAGAACTTCATGGTCGACAAACTGAACGGCAAGGTCTCCTACGCCGTCATGTCCTTTGGTGGCTTTCTCGGCATTGGTGAACGCTACCACCCCTTGCCTTGGGACGCGCTGACGTTCGACCCTGAACTTGGCGGCTACCGTGTGAGTGTGACGCGCGCACAACTCGAAGACGCGCCAAGTTTCGCTCAGGATGAGGATCCTTGGGTCGACCCCGAATATGGTCGCAACGTTTATGCGTTTTACGGAATGCCGTTCTATTCCTGA